Within the Sebaldella sp. S0638 genome, the region GTCAACATTGTTATAATACTTTTTTGTTTTGGAAAAGCACTTGATTTTATCACAAGATTTTGATAGGTGGGTTATGAAAAGGATTTTTATTATTTTATTTACTGTTATTCTGGTATTATTTATACTTTTGACAACTTTTATTAAATTATTTCTTGGAATTGGACTTTTCTATCTTGATTATCTGCCCCTTTTTATTTTAGTACTTATTAGCGTGGTATTTGATTTTATATCATTATTTTTATTGTTGAAAATAAGAAAATTAACAACCGTTATTTTATTTTTTCTTTCTCTGTGCATTAATATTTTTGTTTTGTATTGGTTATTTGATCTTTTGGCTGCTTTCGCAGTTTTAAGTTAAAAAATCCGCCCATTACAGGCGGATTTAAAATTATTTATTCTATTTAATGTGTTCCTTTTTTATTATGGTCTTTCAATTTTTCTTTATGCTGTCTAACTTTACGCTCCAATACATCGGTCGCTTTATCAATTGCCGCATACAAATCTTTGTCTTCCATTTCCACTTTTAATTTTAGTCCGTTTCCGAACAATAGTACATCTGCTTTATGGATCTCCCCTTCCACTTTACTTTTTTCCACCGACAGAGTAACGTTAATTTCCATAATATGTTCAAAATACTTGTTTACTCTTCCGATTTTTTCCTCAGCATACTTTTTGATAGGTTCAGTAACCTCAAGGCGTCTTCCACTGATTATTATATTCATGTAACCACTTCCTCCCTGCGTATTCTACTTATATTATAACCTTATTAACGAAAAAGTCAACTTATAACTTTTCCAATTTTCCTTTTTTTATTTCGAATCTTTCCTTTGTAATACCCGCCAGCTCCAAACTATGTGTAACTATAATAATTGCCTGTCCTTTTTCTTTATTTATCTTAAAAAAAAGATCATGTATCGTCTGACTAGTATCCACATCAAGGTTTCCTGTAGGCTCATCTGCGAGTATTACCGCGGGATCATTTATCATTGCTCTTGCTATTGCCACCCTTTGCTTTTCCCCTCCTGAAAGCTCAGAAGGCTTATGTATGAGTCTGCCGCCGAGACCTACCATATTCAGATATTCCTCTGCTTTTTTTCTCACAGTCTCCTTATTTGCACTTTTATTTACCAGTGCAGGAAGCATCACATTCTCCAAAGCCGAAAACTCCGGAAGCAGATAATGAAACTGAAATACAAATCCTATTTTTTCATTTCTCAGAGTATTTTTAAGACTTTCTTTTTTGAAATCTACATTTACTCCATCATAGATAACTTCTCCCTCAGTAGGTGAATCAAGAAGTCCCAAAATATTCAAAAGCGTTGTTTTTCCGCTTCCCGACTTCCCCTGTATAGAGATAAAATCTCCTGTATCCAGTTCCAGATTGATATTTTTCAGGATCTCCAGTTTTTCTACTTTTGTTTCATATGTTTTACTTATATTTTTTAAATCTAAAATTCTACTCATGTTTTAACGCCTCCACCGGGTTTAGTTTTGAAGCTCTGTAAGAAGGATAAAGTGTCGATAAATACACTATTATAATTGTTACCAGATAAATAAGCCCTATTTCCTTAAGTGTTATGGAAAGCGGAAGTTTATCAAGGTAATAAGTGTTTGACACCACTTTATTAAAAAGCTTATCCAATACAAACAACACCAGAGGCACCATTGCAAATGTGGAAATAATACCGCAGACCCCGATTATTATACCTTCTATAGTAAAAATCTTTTTTATCATTTTTCCGCTGTAACCTATAGAACGTAATATACCAATATCTCTTATTTTTTCTCTTACTACCATGTTCAATATTACAGAAACCGCAAAACACGCTATTATCACAATAAGCAGCAGCAATGACACAAGTACGAATTTCTCAAATTTCACCGCATTAAGCAGCTGCTGATTCTGTTCACCCCATGTATTTACCTGATAATTAAAGCCTAATTTTTCTATTTTCTGCTTTACAGATTCCGCATCTTTAGGGTTATTCAGCATAACGTCTATTTCGGAAATAACTTCTCCTCTTTCCTGTAATATCTGCATAGTCTGTAATGGTATTATCAGAAGATTTCTGTCATATTCATAATAGCCGGTTTTGAATATCCCGCTTATCTTAAATCTTACTTCTTTATTTTCAGTAGTAAGAACTTTTATCTCGTCCCCTACTTTAAGCCCGCCGAATTCATAGGCCATTTCTTCACCTATTATTGCTGAATTCAGTTCAGGAAGAGATTTTTCCCCGGACACCATTTTCAGATCTATAGTCTTTTCCAAATCTTCATTAGGCATCCCGTTAGCTAAAACTCCCTTTGCATATTCATCGGTTTTTACGATGGCCTGTGCCGCATATTTAGGAATTACACCTTTTACTCCGTTTATTTCTTCTATTTTTTTCTTAACATCCATATAATCCTCAGCAACATCACCGTTTCCCTTAGTCAGAATAATATGGGGGTTCAAGGTAAGCAGGGATTTCAGCATATTCTTTTCCAGACCATTTGAAACGGTCAGCGAAACCATAAGCACTGTTACTGATATTGCTACACCCAGTATGGAAAATATACTTTGAAATTTTCTCTCCTTTAAGTGTCTGACCGCTATAAATAACTCTACCATCTATTTCTCTCCTCTGTTTGTTTTAAAAATAATATTTTTTTCTGTTTCCTTTTCAGCATCTTTCATTAAATCATAAAGACCTCTGAAAAACTCGTTTTTGTTTTTATTAAAATTTACAAACGAAATCATAAGGGGGAAACCAAGCTCCCCGCTAGTCAGAATATCCCACAATGCATCAAGATTAT harbors:
- a CDS encoding barstar family protein; the encoded protein is MNNIIIDFKNISSRKDFYLQLRKKCEVPEYFGDNLDALWDILTSGELGFPLMISFVNFNKNKNEFFRGLYDLMKDAEKETEKNIIFKTNRGEK
- the hpf gene encoding ribosome hibernation-promoting factor, HPF/YfiA family; this translates as MNIIISGRRLEVTEPIKKYAEEKIGRVNKYFEHIMEINVTLSVEKSKVEGEIHKADVLLFGNGLKLKVEMEDKDLYAAIDKATDVLERKVRQHKEKLKDHNKKGTH
- a CDS encoding ABC transporter permease, with protein sequence MVELFIAVRHLKERKFQSIFSILGVAISVTVLMVSLTVSNGLEKNMLKSLLTLNPHIILTKGNGDVAEDYMDVKKKIEEINGVKGVIPKYAAQAIVKTDEYAKGVLANGMPNEDLEKTIDLKMVSGEKSLPELNSAIIGEEMAYEFGGLKVGDEIKVLTTENKEVRFKISGIFKTGYYEYDRNLLIIPLQTMQILQERGEVISEIDVMLNNPKDAESVKQKIEKLGFNYQVNTWGEQNQQLLNAVKFEKFVLVSLLLLIVIIACFAVSVILNMVVREKIRDIGILRSIGYSGKMIKKIFTIEGIIIGVCGIISTFAMVPLVLFVLDKLFNKVVSNTYYLDKLPLSITLKEIGLIYLVTIIIVYLSTLYPSYRASKLNPVEALKHE
- a CDS encoding ABC transporter ATP-binding protein, which encodes MSRILDLKNISKTYETKVEKLEILKNINLELDTGDFISIQGKSGSGKTTLLNILGLLDSPTEGEVIYDGVNVDFKKESLKNTLRNEKIGFVFQFHYLLPEFSALENVMLPALVNKSANKETVRKKAEEYLNMVGLGGRLIHKPSELSGGEKQRVAIARAMINDPAVILADEPTGNLDVDTSQTIHDLFFKINKEKGQAIIIVTHSLELAGITKERFEIKKGKLEKL